In Armatimonadota bacterium, a genomic segment contains:
- a CDS encoding sugar ABC transporter substrate-binding protein: protein MLLTLSLWGTAAPKLPKVVIGWTPPDITGVFKTATDFFEKAAADARKNGIDVEVISRSPATHVAFADQVAIIEDYIQRKVSVIAISPIEVEVVIPAIRKANAAGIPVIIVNLLEPIKGVNVASYIGFDNTVAGMISAYALLDYFGGPGVLGTGPKVDVKPGTYLDLAWWQNLYKTVDPKTANIRARVAIIEGIAGGFFSTARVNGFHKIVDPFPGIKVVGMLPADWNREKGRKAAEDFLTRNPKGTLDAIWAASNEMGLGAMLAAEAAKRTEVKIFTNDVTPESVERIVEGRLMAETWHGFPEWGWYGTKFAVLLALGQKDKVPQIFDIRPRTVWKGNAREYYPNPRLEPINWTAIKAGVK from the coding sequence ACACTCAGCCTGTGGGGCACAGCGGCCCCCAAGCTGCCCAAGGTGGTTATCGGCTGGACGCCTCCCGACATCACCGGCGTGTTCAAGACCGCCACCGACTTCTTCGAGAAAGCCGCCGCCGACGCCAGGAAGAACGGGATTGACGTGGAGGTCATCAGCCGATCCCCCGCGACCCATGTGGCCTTTGCGGACCAGGTCGCGATTATCGAAGACTACATTCAGCGCAAGGTCAGTGTCATCGCCATCTCCCCGATCGAGGTCGAGGTGGTCATCCCGGCGATCAGGAAGGCCAACGCCGCCGGGATCCCGGTGATCATCGTCAACCTGCTGGAACCGATTAAGGGCGTGAACGTGGCGTCCTACATCGGGTTCGACAACACCGTGGCCGGGATGATCTCCGCCTACGCCCTGCTCGATTACTTCGGCGGTCCCGGCGTGCTGGGAACCGGTCCCAAGGTGGATGTCAAGCCCGGCACCTACCTGGACCTGGCCTGGTGGCAGAACCTCTACAAGACGGTGGACCCCAAGACGGCCAACATCAGGGCCCGCGTGGCGATCATCGAGGGCATCGCGGGCGGGTTCTTCTCCACCGCCCGCGTCAACGGGTTCCACAAGATCGTCGATCCCTTCCCCGGCATCAAGGTCGTCGGGATGCTGCCGGCGGACTGGAACCGCGAGAAGGGCCGCAAGGCGGCGGAAGACTTCCTGACCCGCAACCCCAAAGGGACGCTGGACGCCATCTGGGCGGCCAGCAACGAGATGGGCCTGGGGGCCATGCTGGCCGCCGAAGCGGCGAAGCGCACCGAGGTGAAGATCTTCACCAATGACGTGACCCCCGAGTCCGTCGAGCGCATCGTCGAGGGGCGTCTGATGGCCGAGACATGGCACGGCTTCCCCGAGTGGGGCTGGTACGGCACGAAGTTTGCCGTGCTGCTGGCCCTGGGGCAGAAGGACAAAGTGCCGCAGATCTTCGACATCCGGCCCCGCACGGTGTGGAAGGGCAACGCGCGGGAATACTATCCCAATCCGCGCCTGGAGCCGATCAACTGGACGGCGATCAAGGCCGGAGTCAAGTAA
- a CDS encoding glucose 1-dehydrogenase, whose protein sequence is MDFGGKVAVITGAGAGIGRATAVLFARAGARVAVVDVDAGAGPQTVEQIAASGGEAVFIAADVSNPDDVRRMVETVMARFGRLDILVNNAGIYLQGDVLATSEADWRRLLEVNLTGPFLCAKYCIPAMRAHGGGVIVNVASEAGLVGIKGQVAYNVSKAGVIGLTRSLAVDGAPEIRVNCICPGTTDTPLVAASLRRQRDPAAARRALETVRPAGRLGRPEEIAFGILCLAADELHYATGAILSVDGGYTAQ, encoded by the coding sequence ATGGATTTTGGGGGAAAGGTGGCCGTCATCACCGGTGCGGGGGCCGGCATCGGCCGCGCCACCGCCGTCCTCTTCGCCCGTGCGGGGGCCCGGGTCGCCGTAGTGGATGTGGACGCCGGGGCCGGGCCGCAGACGGTGGAGCAGATCGCCGCCTCCGGGGGAGAGGCGGTGTTCATCGCCGCCGATGTCTCCAATCCCGACGATGTGCGACGCATGGTAGAGACCGTGATGGCGCGGTTCGGCCGGCTGGACATCCTGGTGAATAACGCGGGAATTTACCTGCAGGGCGACGTCCTGGCGACGAGCGAGGCCGACTGGCGGCGACTCCTGGAGGTGAACCTCACCGGCCCGTTCCTCTGCGCCAAGTACTGCATCCCGGCCATGCGCGCCCACGGCGGCGGCGTGATCGTCAATGTCGCCTCCGAAGCCGGGTTGGTGGGGATCAAGGGGCAGGTGGCCTACAATGTCTCCAAGGCCGGCGTGATCGGCCTGACCCGCAGCCTGGCCGTAGACGGTGCGCCGGAGATCCGTGTGAACTGCATCTGCCCCGGGACGACCGACACGCCGCTGGTTGCCGCCTCCCTGCGGCGTCAGAGGGATCCGGCCGCCGCCCGCCGGGCGCTGGAGACCGTCCGTCCGGCCGGGCGGCTGGGGCGGCCGGAGGAGATCGCCTTCGGCATCCTGTGTCTGGCCGCCGACGAACTCCACTATGCGACGGGCGCAATCCTGTCCGTGGATGGCGGATACACCGCCCAGTAG